One window of Bacillus oleivorans genomic DNA carries:
- a CDS encoding TerC family protein has translation MELSILLEYGWVLLLLIAIEGLLAADNALVLAIMVKHLPEDERKKALFYGLVGAFVFRFGSLFIISFLVDVWQVQAIGALYLLFIAINHILRKLVIKNKDVNKAKKEEKKSGFWGTVFKVELADIAFAVDSILAAVALAMTLPNTNIPNIGGMDGGKFLVIFAGGLIGLIIMRFAANFFVKLLHAKPGLEIAAFAIVGWVGVKLAVFTLGHPDVGIISYEFAHSTEWKLIFYTVLIGIAAAGWFLTKKTDEKQPSE, from the coding sequence TTGGAACTTTCAATTTTATTAGAATATGGATGGGTATTGCTATTATTAATCGCCATCGAAGGCTTGTTGGCAGCGGATAATGCGCTTGTACTGGCCATTATGGTAAAGCATCTTCCTGAGGACGAAAGAAAAAAAGCACTTTTCTATGGACTAGTAGGTGCCTTCGTTTTCCGCTTTGGTTCATTATTCATCATTTCTTTCCTTGTCGATGTTTGGCAGGTACAGGCTATAGGTGCTTTATACCTGTTATTCATCGCAATCAATCATATTTTGAGGAAACTCGTCATTAAAAATAAAGATGTGAATAAGGCAAAAAAGGAAGAAAAGAAATCCGGTTTTTGGGGAACAGTTTTTAAAGTAGAATTGGCAGATATTGCTTTTGCTGTTGACTCAATTTTGGCTGCTGTTGCGCTGGCTATGACCCTTCCGAACACAAATATTCCGAACATTGGGGGTATGGATGGTGGTAAGTTCCTCGTCATTTTTGCCGGTGGATTAATCGGTTTAATTATCATGCGTTTCGCTGCTAACTTCTTTGTGAAATTGCTTCATGCAAAGCCAGGTCTTGAAATTGCCGCTTTTGCGATTGTCGGCTGGGTTGGTGTAAAACTTGCCGTCTTTACATTAGGACATCCAGATGTCGGAATTATTTCATATGAATTTGCACATTCAACAGAATGGAAGCTCATCTTCTATACTGTTTTGATTGGGATTGCCGCAGCTGGCTGGTTTCTGACTAAAAAAACGGACGAAAAACAGCCTTCGGAATAA